From a single Lolium rigidum isolate FL_2022 chromosome 7, APGP_CSIRO_Lrig_0.1, whole genome shotgun sequence genomic region:
- the LOC124675731 gene encoding beta-fructofuranosidase, insoluble isoenzyme 7-like, producing MAGLRLAACAVLLCLLISPSAALRWLADPAPATTAAAGHDSFRTAYHFQPAENWQNDPNGPMYYKGVYHFFYQHNPYLATWGNGNLSWGHSVSVDLINWSALENAMDPDSSFDINGCWSGSATFLADGTPVFLYTGIDANNNQVQNVAYPKNASDPLLREWVKPSYNPVIALPDDVVHDNFRDPSTAWIGRDGLWRVAVSAGLKDGTGSTLVYRSKDFRHWERNAEPLYSSGDAGMVECPDLFPVAGPGDQNGLDYTPSNGAAANYVLKQSVMVTLSDYYVLGRYDDAADTFSPVGADNDCRTWHRFDYGHVYASKSFYDAGKNRRVLWSWANESDPEADYLARGWAGVQTVPRRIWLSDDGKQLLQWPIEEIETLRKTRVGLLGAEMNAGGMNEIIGVAGMQADVEVVFEVPSLEGAENLDPNQLLDPQMLCGEKGASVLGGVGPFGLIVLASGDLQEHTSVFFRVFRHDGKYKVLMCTDLRRSSMRADVYKPPYGGFVDIDIEKERSISLRTLVDHSVVESYGGGGRTVITARAYPEHVATANSRLFMFNNGTGAVKVSKLDAWELAPAKVNLPGDGLITAASSMHLREAY from the exons ATGGCGGGTCTCCGACTCGCCGCGTGCGCCGTGCTCCTCTGCCTCCTCATCTCGCCGTCCGCCGCCCTCCGATGGCTCGCCGACCccgcgccggcgacgaccgccgccgccggccacgacAGCTTCCGGACCGCCtaccacttccagccggccgagaaCTGGCAGAACG ATCCAAATG GGCCGATGTATTACAAGGGTGTCTACCACTTCTTCTACCAGCACAACCCGTACCTGGCCACCTGGGGCAACGGCAACCTCTCCTGGGGCCACTCCGTCTCCGTCGACCTCATAAACTGGTCCGCCCTCGAGAACGCCATGGACCCGGACTCCTCCTTCGACATCAACGGCTGCTGGTCCGGCTCCGCCACCTTCCTCGCCGATGGCACCCCGGTCTTCCTTTACACCGGCATCGACGCCAACAACAACCAAGTCCAGAACGTGGCCTACCCCAAGAACGCCTCCGACCCGCTCCTCCGCGAGTGGGTGAAGCCCAGCTACAACCCCGTCATCGCACTCCCCGACGACGTCGTACACGACAACTTCCGAGACCCCTCCACGGCGTGGATTGGCCGCGACGGCCTGTGGCGCGTCGCCGTCTCCGCGGGGCTCAAGGATGGCACGGGGTCCACGCTGGTGTACCGCAGCAAGGACTTCCGGCACTGGGAGCGCAACGCCGAGCCGCTCTACTCCTCGGGCGACGCCGGCATGGTGGAGTGCCCGGACCTTTTCCCCGTGGCGGGGCCCGGCGACCAGAACGGGCTCGACTACACCCCGTCCAACGGCGCGGCGGCGAATTACGTGCTGAAGCAGAGCGTGATGGTCACGCTTAGCGACTACTACGTGTTGGGGCGGTACGACGACGCCGCCGACACCTTCTCGCCGGTGGGGGCGGACAATGACTGCCGGACATGGCACCGTTTCGACTACGGCCACGTCTACGCGTCCAAGTCCTTCTATGACGCTGGCAAGAACCGGCGCGTGCTCTGGAGCTGGGCCAACGAGTCCGACCCCGAGGCCGACTACctcgccaggggctgggccggcgTGCAGACCGTCCCGAGGAGGATCTGGCTCTCCGACGACGGGAAGCAGCTGCTGCAGTGGCCGATCGAGGAGATCGAGACGCTGAGGAAGACGCGGGTCGGGTTGCTTGGAGCAGAGATGAACGCCGGTGGCATGAACGAGATCATCGGCGTCGCCGGCATGCAGGCGGATGTGGAGGTGGTCTTCGAGGTCCCATCCCTAGAGGGCGCCGAAAACCTCGACCCCAACCAGCTGCTTGACCCGCAGATGCTGTGCGGTGAGAAGGGCGCGTCGGTGCTCGGCGGCGTCGGCCCGTTCGGGCTGATCGTCCTGGCGTCCGGCGACCTGCAGGAGCACACCTCCGTCTTCTTCAGAGTGTTCAGGCACGATGGCAAGTACAAGGTTCTCATGTGCACTGACCTCAGAAG ATCGTCCATGAGAGCCGACGTGTACAAGCCGCCGTATGGAGGGTTCGTGGACATTGACATCGAGAAGGAGAGGAGCATATCGCTCAGGACACTG GTTGACCACTCGGTGGTGGAGAgctatggcggcggcggccggacagTGATCACGGCGCGGGCATACCCGGAGCACGTGGCCACGGCCAACAGCCGCCTCTTCATGTTCAACAACGGCACCGGCGCCGTCAAGGTGTCCAAGCTCGACGCGTGGGAGCTGGCGCCGGCCAAAGTGAACCTCCCGGGCGACGGGCTCATCACCGCTGCCTCCTCGATGCACCTACGGGAAGCGTATTAG